The nucleotide window GCCACATACGCCATGGGCCCCTGCATCATGGTGGCCAATCCGCAGATGACGCTCGACTCGAGCAATACCCTGCACGTCCTTTTCATGACTGTGCCGCACACCTATGCGCACATGACCATGGACTCGCAGGGCAAAGTGCACCTGGTGGGTTACCACAAGGAGATCAAATCCAATCGTCCACAGCTTGTGGTGCAGGCGGACCAGCGGACCATCGGGGTGACTGGTGGCCAGGTTTACGACCCGAATTCGCCGGCCGCCGCAGGCCCCGCCGTGCGCTCGGTCGGCGATCGCCCGCCCGGACTGTGACGAAGTGTGGCAAGGGCCGCGCATTCGCTTAAAGTCTCCTTTGTCAACGTGTAAAAGGTAGCTAGGATGGCGGCTCCCCCGCCGCCACCGATGTCCACCACACATGCCGTCCCCAAACTGAAAGACAGTCCCATTCTCGGCAGGGAGAATCTGCCGTCCGAAGGGGTGCTGCTCATCCCGAGCCAGCTCGCGTATCATGACGTGCTGCAGCTCGAGAAACTATTTCATGGACGTGCCATCGTGTATCTCACGGTGCAAGGCGCTGCACTCGATGCCCGGGTGAAGAGCCATCTGCATGGTGAAAGTGTGCACGCACTGGAGATCGTGCCGAACTCCACGGATACCAGCGCGCTGCGCAAAGAGATCCAGGACGAAGTGAAGAAGGGCAGCGTGGTGGTCTACGTTCCCCAGCAGACTGCCACCCAGACCGCACCGCTTTCCTCCGTGCCTGGCACGCGCCTGGAGTTCCTGATGGAAGCGCATGTGCCGGTGCTGCCGCTGTACGTGCTGCACACCAACGATGTGGCGCTCGCCATCGAATCTCGCAAGGCGGAAGGGGACGCGGTGTACGCCTTCGGTCCAGTGCTCCGTGATGCGGAGGTCACCGTCGCCAAATATCAAGAGTCCCTCATGCTGCTCAATGAGCAGGCTTTCTCGCAGAACCCGACGCTGGATATGAATCTGGCGTACGCCCTCCTGAAGGGCCTGAAGAAGCATGGCTCGCTCACCCTCGTGGACGGCAAAGATGAGAAGGAAACTTCCACCCTGCCCTACGACAAGCTCCTCGCCGCGGCCATCGCGCTGAGCAAACACGTGAAGGCGGTGACGCAGAAGCCCCGCGTCGGGGTGATCCTGCCTCCCGGAGCCGGAGCCATGATTGCGAACCTCGCCGTGCTCTTCGCCGGGAAGGTGCCGGTGAACATCAATTTCAGTGCAGGTCGTCCGGCTGTGGAAAGCGCCATCAAGCAGGCGGATCTGGACCACTACCTCACGGCGGATCTCTTTGTCCGGAAGCTACAGACCTTCCCCTGGCCGCCGAACCGCCAGCTCACCTTCATTGAGCGCACGCTGCCCACCTTGAAGGGCGCAATGACGACCTGGTTCCTGCTTTCGAAGATCCTTCCCGCGAGCGTGCTGGCTTCGATGTTGGGAATCCCCACGAAGGGCGGCAATAAAGAGGCGCTCCTCCTCTTCACCAGCGGAAGCAGTGGTGATCCCAAGGGCGTGGCCCTCACGCACCGCAACCTCATGGCGAATGTCATGCAGTTTGGCTCGCGTCTCGCGCTCAGGCATGACGACAAGATTCTCGGCTGCCTGCCTCTCTTTCACAGCTTCGGCTGTACGGTGACGCTGTGGTATCCCATCATCCAGGGCATTGGCCTGGTGACCTACCCCTCTCCGCTGGAGACAAAGAAACTCGCGGAACTCATCGGGAAGCACAAGATCACGCTCTTCATCTCCACGCCCACCTTCCTGCGCGGTTATCTCAAGGGCGTGAATCCCGAACTCTTCGCCTCTCTGAAACTGGTGGTCACGGGCGCGGAAAAACTTCCGAAGGCCGTCGCAGAAGCCTTCGAAGCCCGCTTCGGCAAAAGAGTATTTGAAGGCTACGGCCTCACGGAGACGTCTCCAGTCAGCAACGTCAATCTTCCCGACCCTGAGACCACCGGAGACGAACTGATGATACCAAGCTACCGCTTCGGTTCCGTGGGTCAGCTCATTCCTGGTCTCGCGGTGAAGCTCACCGACCCGGAGAGCGATGAGCCGGTGAGCATCCACGAAAGCGGCATGGTATGGTTCAAGGGACCCAACGTGTTCGAAGGTTATCTCAAGAATCCGAAAAAGACCGAGGAGGTCATCAAGGATGGCTGGTTCCGCACGGGTGACATCGGCCGCATGGACAAGGATGGTTTCCTGTACATTGAAGGCCGCCTGAGCCGCTTCTCCAAGGTGGGCGGTGAAATGGTGCCCCACGAGACCGTGGAAGATGCACTGGTGAAGGCGCTTGGTCTGGAAACAGAAGCCATGCGTCGCATCGCCGTCGTCGGTGTGCCTGATGTGGAAAAGGGCGAAGCGCTCGTGCTTCTCACCACCCTGCCCGGCGGCAGCGTGCAGCAGGAGATTCTGGACCTGCGCTACAAGCTCCTCGACCGCGGCATGGCTCCCTTGTGGATTCCCAAGAAGATGGTTCGTGTGCCGGAAATTCCCGTGCTGCCCAGCGGCAAGCTGGATGTGAAAGGCTGCGAGAAGCTGGCGAAGACGGCAGGGTGGTAACTGGTGGTCCGCACAGTCCCTTGTGCGGATCGCGTGAAGTCACCCAGCGTCCACCCTCTCCCTTTTGGGTGAGAGAACGGCGTCGTGCTGCTGGCATGCGTTCGAGGACATCAACATGTCAGAGCGAGGTCACCTTGGCTGACCGCACATGGAATGTGCGAACCCCACGCTACGCCTCCTTCTTCCCAAGCGGATTCCATCCCGTCCGCGTCTGCCAGGCCTCAAACACGAGCATGGCCACAAGGGCGATGAGGAGCCACCGCTGCAAGTCCCGCCACGCGGGTGGCCGCGGTGCATTCCACACGTCACTCAAGTCCACACGTTCCGCACCACCACTGCGCTGACTCACCGCACGCAACTCCGTGAGGCGTGAGCGATCAAAGCTCCATTCCGGATTCACCGCCGAATTGATCGGGCCGAAGGGGAAGGCGGAATCTCCAATCTTCACCGCACCGCGTACATAGTGCTCACCCACGACCTCGAGCGTTGCACGGAAATGACCAGGCGCGAGGCGTTCCCAATTCACCGGGCGAGCCACCCCGCTGGCTCCTTCTGCGAGCACCAGCTCTGGAGCATGCAATGCCACACGATCATTCCATGTCTCATCAAAGAACAAGTCAGCCTTGAGTCGGCTGCCGTCCATTCCTGCGCGAAGTCCCACCCCCGGCGGCACCTGCTCCCCCATGAGCCAGCGCCCCAGGCTCTGGCAGAAGCTGCCATAGTTTTTCCACGCGCGCGTCTTCTGGGAGTGGTCCCCACCCAGCGGACAGCTCACGGCTGCCACGCGTCCCGCGCCGCGCTGCCAGAAGGCTACCAGCGGAGCGGAATATTCATCCGACGTCACCGCCGCCTGGGTGGCTCCCGGCCGCAGGTAACTTAGGTTGTATCCATCCGCCTGCGGCATCCACTCCATGGCGCCCGAGGCCATTTCCATCCAGCCAGGCGTCCCCTTGATGTCCACGGGTTCCTCGACAAATGCGGAACGCGCCACCGCCACCGTCTCCTGAGCGAAGAGAGCAGGCAGTTCATTGGGGTTTGCGTTGAAAAAGATGCGGCCATTGCCTCGCTTGGCCACGTCCTTGAGAAAGTCGGCATCGGTGTCCTTTTCCGTCCCCAGACCGATGACACTTACCGTGGTATTCGCCTTCTGCATCTCCTCCAGCAGCTTGATGTATTCACCCGGCTCTTCCGCATCCGCGGCATCGGCAAAAAGGATCACATGACGCTGCCCCACGCTGGCCATCTGCAGTTGTTTCCACGCAGCCAGGAGCCCCTGGTAAACATAGATCCCGCCCCCAGTACTCTCCACACGACGCACGACGTTCTGCAGCGTGCCGCGATTCTGGCCCACAGCCATCAGCGGAGCGATTTCATGCGCCTCGCTATCAACCGCAAAGACCGAGACGAAGTCATTGTCCCCCAGCAATTCAATGCCGCGGGCTGCGCCCTCGTTGGCGAGATCCATCTTCTGCATGGACGTGCCGGCCACAGTCATGGCCATGCTGCCGGAACGGTCCATGACGATCGCCATCGCCACGGCAAGCTTCCGGTGTTCTTGCTTCAGCTCCATGCTGACCGGCAGCAAAGGTTCCAGAGGCGAGCCAAACCAACCGCCCGCGGCGAAGCTGTGCTTGCCCCCAATCATCGCCAGACCACCGCCCTGGTGATGCACAAAGAAATCGAGCGCGCGCACAAACTCCGAATCGATGCGGTACGCAGGGACATTGTTGAGGATCACCACCTTTGCCCCAGTGAGCGAACCTATCTGCAGTTCATTCAGGGCATTGATCACCTGCACATCGAAGCCCTGGGAACGCAGCACGTCCGCGAGCGGATCCTGTTCGTAGGCGGTTGCCAGCACGATACGAGGTCCGCCCTGCACCTCCACCCACTGGGCTGCCGTGTTGTTTCCAACCAGGGCATCCTCGGGCGGCAGCAGTGTGGCCTGATAACGGAAAGCACCCGCTCCGCTCAACCGGTCCGTGAAACGAAGTCGTCCCACACCGTTTACGACCTCCACCTCACGTTTGCCGATACTGGCGCCATTGCGGAACAACTCCAACGGCACCGTACCATCCTGATCCGCGAGTACCACCACCTCCGCAAGGAAGGCCTCACGCAATTGCACCCGGCGCGGCAGGACGAAGGCGGCAATCCGCCAGTCGTTCTTGGCCTCTTGCGCCGCGAGGCGGAAATCCATCGGCACGCTCTGGCTGGAAAGCCGATCAGAAAGACCATCGAGCGGCTCAGTGCTGTAGCCATCTGTCAGCACCAGCAGGCGCGAGGCCCGCTCATGCCGCATCTGCGCCAGCGCGTGGCCTGCGGCGGAATTGATGCGCGTGGCGCGGGTATTGCCGGCGAACTCGGTGCTGCCTGCACGGAGTTGTGCGCCTCGTGTCACGGCTTCATCAGCGAAATCCACAAAGTGCAGCCGATCCGCCGGCTTCTTGGAGCGCTCAAGAATTGCCTCCCACTCCACGAGCTTGGGACTGAGGAGATCTTTTGCGGAATCCGAGCGATCAACCAGCACCCAGAGTTCCAGCCCATCACCATGCCGGCGCACCTGGATCTGGCAGAGCAGCACTGTCACCAGCAACAGGCACAGGATCCGCAGGGGCTTCTCCAGACGCAGGCCACGCCAGTACCATCCCGCCGCGGCAAAGAGCGGGAGCAGGAGCAGCCATTCAGGGTGAAGCAGACGCATGGACGAAGTTCTATGGGAGGGTGTGTGTGATGGGGTGTACCAGTAACGGATATATCACGCGGTCGCCGGGACAGCGGGAGTGGCTGCGCTGGCGCGAGGCTTGGCACCGCCCTGGCGCCAGGCCCACGCCGCCAGCAGGCAGGCCAGAATCAACAAGACCCACAGTGCGGTGAGAGGGTCCGCCTCCGTCTGCTTCATGGCCGCTTCCCAGCGGCGCTGCTCCACGGTATCGACCTTCTTGGCACCGGCAAAATCAGCCTCACGAGTATCCGCGAACTGGGCTGAGCCACTTACCAGCGCACGCTCGCCCTGCCGCACCTGGAAGAATCCTACCATGGCGGGCAGATGGCCGTCATAACGCACCACCTTTCCATCATGATGCAATTGCAGTGGTGGCGCTTCGGGCGCTTCATCCGCAGCGACAGGGATATCCTGTCCGGATTCAAAGTTCCCCGACCACGGCTCTGTCATTCCCAAGCGCACCTCCTCGAGGAAACGATGAATCATCACCAGCATGGCCGGATGCCTCGGAGCATTCGACTGCGTGATGTCCCAGGCGAGAAGCAACCGGCGGGTGGGCCGGTTCTCGGCTGTACGTCCGCGCCGCACCATCGCGAGCACGCGCTCACCTTTCCAGAGGAGCGGCTCATCCGTCTCGGTTACGGCAAGCTCTGCGGGCCGGGGCGTGAGCAGGCCCATCCAGTTCATGTCCCGGACCAGGGGATGATCTTCCGCGATGGTCCACGAACCATCCAGTTGCATGCCATCGCCCGTCTCCACCGGGAACTGGATACCCGCCGTCTCCAGCGGTGTGCCCAATTCTGACACCACCAGATGAGGCTGGCGCAGCGCGCTGCCGGTATCGGATCCCGCGGCTGCGGCAGCAGCGCTCCCTCGCAAGACAACCTGTTCCGTCGCGCCCAGCATCTTGCGCCAGAGATCTCCGGCCTGACCTCCCAGGCGCACCTCAGCCTCCACCACCCGGGGGCGGGGCTTTTGAATCGGCAGGCGATCATCCCACACGAACTTGTCGCCACCCAGCAACAGCACCGCAC belongs to Roseimicrobium gellanilyticum and includes:
- a CDS encoding AMP-binding protein — protein: MSTTHAVPKLKDSPILGRENLPSEGVLLIPSQLAYHDVLQLEKLFHGRAIVYLTVQGAALDARVKSHLHGESVHALEIVPNSTDTSALRKEIQDEVKKGSVVVYVPQQTATQTAPLSSVPGTRLEFLMEAHVPVLPLYVLHTNDVALAIESRKAEGDAVYAFGPVLRDAEVTVAKYQESLMLLNEQAFSQNPTLDMNLAYALLKGLKKHGSLTLVDGKDEKETSTLPYDKLLAAAIALSKHVKAVTQKPRVGVILPPGAGAMIANLAVLFAGKVPVNINFSAGRPAVESAIKQADLDHYLTADLFVRKLQTFPWPPNRQLTFIERTLPTLKGAMTTWFLLSKILPASVLASMLGIPTKGGNKEALLLFTSGSSGDPKGVALTHRNLMANVMQFGSRLALRHDDKILGCLPLFHSFGCTVTLWYPIIQGIGLVTYPSPLETKKLAELIGKHKITLFISTPTFLRGYLKGVNPELFASLKLVVTGAEKLPKAVAEAFEARFGKRVFEGYGLTETSPVSNVNLPDPETTGDELMIPSYRFGSVGQLIPGLAVKLTDPESDEPVSIHESGMVWFKGPNVFEGYLKNPKKTEEVIKDGWFRTGDIGRMDKDGFLYIEGRLSRFSKVGGEMVPHETVEDALVKALGLETEAMRRIAVVGVPDVEKGEALVLLTTLPGGSVQQEILDLRYKLLDRGMAPLWIPKKMVRVPEIPVLPSGKLDVKGCEKLAKTAGW
- a CDS encoding vWA domain-containing protein, producing MRLLHPEWLLLLPLFAAAGWYWRGLRLEKPLRILCLLLVTVLLCQIQVRRHGDGLELWVLVDRSDSAKDLLSPKLVEWEAILERSKKPADRLHFVDFADEAVTRGAQLRAGSTEFAGNTRATRINSAAGHALAQMRHERASRLLVLTDGYSTEPLDGLSDRLSSQSVPMDFRLAAQEAKNDWRIAAFVLPRRVQLREAFLAEVVVLADQDGTVPLELFRNGASIGKREVEVVNGVGRLRFTDRLSGAGAFRYQATLLPPEDALVGNNTAAQWVEVQGGPRIVLATAYEQDPLADVLRSQGFDVQVINALNELQIGSLTGAKVVILNNVPAYRIDSEFVRALDFFVHHQGGGLAMIGGKHSFAAGGWFGSPLEPLLPVSMELKQEHRKLAVAMAIVMDRSGSMAMTVAGTSMQKMDLANEGAARGIELLGDNDFVSVFAVDSEAHEIAPLMAVGQNRGTLQNVVRRVESTGGGIYVYQGLLAAWKQLQMASVGQRHVILFADAADAEEPGEYIKLLEEMQKANTTVSVIGLGTEKDTDADFLKDVAKRGNGRIFFNANPNELPALFAQETVAVARSAFVEEPVDIKGTPGWMEMASGAMEWMPQADGYNLSYLRPGATQAAVTSDEYSAPLVAFWQRGAGRVAAVSCPLGGDHSQKTRAWKNYGSFCQSLGRWLMGEQVPPGVGLRAGMDGSRLKADLFFDETWNDRVALHAPELVLAEGASGVARPVNWERLAPGHFRATLEVVGEHYVRGAVKIGDSAFPFGPINSAVNPEWSFDRSRLTELRAVSQRSGGAERVDLSDVWNAPRPPAWRDLQRWLLIALVAMLVFEAWQTRTGWNPLGKKEA
- a CDS encoding BatA domain-containing protein, translated to MRLLLANPAGLWALLAVPAILVIHFLQEKSRRVRVSTLFLLERVKPESVGGMRFERLRNSVPLWLQLLAALLLAWVLVEPRWIRQDSRQTVAVVLDSSVSMSAFKDETRELLAGKLRDWSRTAAHTEWHLLESDARKPTLYAGAEMAGVLRGFDEWKPSQGTHRPDDALLIARGLVKSNGIVIFVTDREIEVSSDVAVLSAGDPLQNTGFAGAEVKLADSSAGTNGGMKWKALVRNYGDKPARQEWWVDYPDLSPGTGGAPQKRTLDIPPGQTIHLEGEFPPDVERAVLLLGGDKFVWDDRLPIQKPRPRVVEAEVRLGGQAGDLWRKMLGATEQVVLRGSAAAAAAGSDTGSALRQPHLVVSELGTPLETAGIQFPVETGDGMQLDGSWTIAEDHPLVRDMNWMGLLTPRPAELAVTETDEPLLWKGERVLAMVRRGRTAENRPTRRLLLAWDITQSNAPRHPAMLVMIHRFLEEVRLGMTEPWSGNFESGQDIPVAADEAPEAPPLQLHHDGKVVRYDGHLPAMVGFFQVRQGERALVSGSAQFADTREADFAGAKKVDTVEQRRWEAAMKQTEADPLTALWVLLILACLLAAWAWRQGGAKPRASAATPAVPATA